A single genomic interval of Lactococcus sp. S-13 harbors:
- a CDS encoding LacI family DNA-binding transcriptional regulator gives MAVTIKDVAKRAGVNASTVSRVIKDSSEISEKTKAKVRKAMQDLGYRRNAAAQILASGKSNTIGVVFPPVTDKASQPFFMKILTSINETAREYDISVAIATGHSTWELKKQVELQYSEKRVDGFIVLYAGKSDEVRTYLLDHKVPFVLVGTPLERQNEITHVDNDNMLLGREAVRHLVELNHQNISFVTNTLEGEVFAERYQGFKDETKRLGLSRGALLMDRDFSVTDETALVVLDDVLALKVVERLSSQGLRVPEDISLVTYNNSIFGSIIHPYLTTFDINIEQLGAAAVRKILDLRDAQQQLPEKTIIPFELIVRESTKVRA, from the coding sequence ATGGCAGTCACAATCAAAGATGTTGCAAAAAGAGCAGGCGTCAATGCTTCAACCGTCAGTCGCGTCATTAAGGACAGCTCAGAAATCAGTGAAAAAACCAAGGCAAAAGTTCGTAAAGCGATGCAAGATTTGGGCTATCGTCGTAATGCTGCAGCTCAAATCCTCGCTTCAGGAAAGTCCAACACCATTGGAGTAGTATTTCCGCCAGTCACTGATAAAGCAAGTCAGCCCTTCTTTATGAAGATTTTGACCTCAATCAATGAAACCGCACGCGAGTACGATATTTCTGTAGCAATTGCCACAGGGCATTCTACTTGGGAACTCAAAAAACAAGTGGAATTGCAGTATTCAGAAAAACGTGTGGATGGTTTTATCGTTCTGTATGCTGGGAAAAGTGATGAAGTTCGGACTTATCTCCTCGATCATAAGGTTCCTTTTGTGCTTGTCGGAACACCACTTGAGCGACAAAATGAAATTACTCATGTGGACAACGATAATATGTTGTTAGGACGTGAAGCAGTGCGTCACTTGGTTGAGCTGAACCATCAAAATATTTCTTTTGTAACGAATACTTTGGAGGGGGAAGTTTTTGCTGAACGTTATCAAGGCTTCAAAGACGAAACGAAACGCTTAGGCTTAAGCCGAGGTGCCTTGCTTATGGATCGAGATTTTTCAGTGACGGATGAAACCGCGCTGGTTGTGCTTGATGATGTCTTAGCGTTAAAGGTGGTAGAACGTTTGTCTAGCCAAGGCTTGCGAGTGCCAGAGGACATTAGTTTGGTTACCTATAATAACTCGATTTTTGGATCAATTATTCATCCTTACCTGACCACTTTTGATATCAATATCGAACAATTAGGAGCCGCAGCCGTGCGGAAAATTCTGGACTTGCGTGACGCCCAACAACAATTACCAGAAAAAACAATCATCCCATTTGAGTTAATCGTGCGTGAATCAACAAAAGTCAGAGCTTAA
- a CDS encoding 6-phospho-beta-glucosidase — translation MPFSKDFLWGGATAANQCEGGYNLGGRGLANVDVVPHGKDRFPIITGEMKHLDFDDQHFYPAKEAIDMYHHWKEDLAMFAEMGFKTYRMSLAWTRIFPKGDETEPNEEGLAFYEEIFKECQRLGIEPLVTITHFDCPIHLIKEYGGWRNRKMVDFYENLARTIFTRFKGLVHYWLTFNEINMLLHAPFMGAGLVFEEGENKEQAKYLAAHHELLASAIATKIGHEIDPENKIGCMLAAGEYYPFDCHPDNVLEAQQQNHDNLFFIDVQSRGKYPNYLLKRLEREGIELPIQEGDLEILAENTVDFVSFSYYSSRVAKVSDGDADKSAGNIFESVTNPYLEASEWGWQIDPQGLRITMNSVWDRYQKPLFVVENGLGAVDTPDEDGYVADDYRIAYMAAHIEEMKKAVELDGVELLGYTSWGCIDLVSAGTGEMSKRYGFIYVDRDDFGKGSLKRTPKKSFAWYKKVIATNGEDLTNED, via the coding sequence ATGCCATTTAGTAAAGATTTTCTTTGGGGCGGAGCAACCGCAGCTAACCAGTGTGAAGGTGGATATAACCTTGGTGGACGTGGCCTTGCCAACGTTGATGTCGTACCACACGGTAAAGACCGTTTTCCAATCATCACCGGTGAAATGAAACATCTGGATTTCGATGATCAACATTTTTATCCAGCCAAAGAAGCGATTGATATGTATCATCATTGGAAAGAAGACCTTGCTATGTTTGCAGAAATGGGCTTCAAAACATATCGGATGTCACTCGCTTGGACACGGATTTTCCCTAAAGGAGACGAAACAGAGCCAAATGAAGAAGGACTCGCGTTCTACGAAGAAATCTTCAAAGAATGTCAACGTTTAGGCATTGAGCCGCTGGTTACTATCACGCACTTTGACTGCCCGATTCATCTTATTAAAGAGTATGGCGGCTGGCGCAACCGTAAAATGGTTGACTTCTATGAAAACCTTGCCCGCACGATTTTCACCCGTTTCAAAGGCTTAGTGCATTACTGGCTAACTTTCAACGAAATCAATATGCTTTTGCACGCTCCCTTTATGGGCGCAGGACTAGTTTTTGAAGAAGGTGAAAATAAAGAACAAGCCAAATATTTAGCTGCTCACCATGAACTTTTGGCCTCAGCCATTGCTACAAAGATTGGACATGAAATTGACCCCGAAAACAAAATTGGCTGTATGCTAGCTGCTGGTGAATATTATCCATTTGATTGTCACCCTGACAATGTCCTAGAAGCTCAGCAACAAAATCATGACAATTTGTTCTTCATTGACGTACAATCTCGTGGGAAATATCCAAATTATCTCCTCAAACGACTTGAACGCGAAGGCATTGAGTTGCCAATCCAAGAGGGTGATTTAGAAATCTTAGCAGAAAACACCGTGGACTTTGTCTCCTTTAGCTATTATTCAAGCCGTGTGGCAAAAGTTTCTGATGGTGATGCCGATAAATCAGCAGGAAATATCTTTGAATCCGTGACTAACCCCTACCTTGAAGCAAGCGAATGGGGCTGGCAGATTGACCCACAAGGATTACGCATCACCATGAACTCTGTCTGGGATCGTTATCAAAAACCCCTCTTTGTCGTTGAAAATGGCTTGGGTGCCGTAGATACTCCAGATGAAGATGGCTATGTGGCTGATGATTACCGCATTGCTTATATGGCAGCACATATCGAAGAAATGAAAAAAGCCGTTGAATTAGACGGTGTTGAATTGCTCGGCTATACTTCATGGGGCTGTATCGACCTCGTATCCGCAGGAACAGGTGAAATGAGTAAACGCTACGGCTTTATTTACGTCGATCGTGATGATTTTGGCAAGGGCAGCCTCAAACGGACACCCAAAAAATCATTTGCTTGGTACAAGAAAGTCATCGCTACTAACGGTGAAGACCTAACCAACGAAGACTAA
- a CDS encoding response regulator transcription factor — translation MIKILLVEDDLSLSKSVYDFLKSFAEVKQVYDGVEGLYEGQLDIYDLILLDLMLPEKNGFEVLKELREAGIDTPVLIMTAKESLDDKMHGFDIGADDYLTKPFYLDELKARIQALLKRTGKLEDSNGLSYGEVRLNLANKSTLVNDQPVELIGKEFDLVVYLMQNQNVILPKEQIFDRIWGYDSDTTVTVVEVYMSKIRKKLKNTEFVDNLATLRNVGYILR, via the coding sequence ATGATTAAAATATTGTTGGTTGAGGATGATTTATCATTATCAAAATCAGTTTATGATTTCTTGAAGTCATTTGCAGAAGTAAAACAAGTCTATGATGGTGTTGAGGGACTTTACGAGGGACAATTAGACATCTATGATTTGATTCTTTTGGACTTGATGTTGCCTGAAAAAAATGGTTTTGAGGTGCTTAAAGAGCTACGTGAAGCAGGAATTGATACGCCCGTTTTAATCATGACCGCTAAAGAATCTTTGGATGACAAAATGCACGGTTTTGACATTGGAGCGGATGATTACTTGACCAAACCTTTTTATCTGGATGAACTTAAGGCACGTATTCAAGCCCTTTTGAAAAGAACAGGAAAATTAGAAGACTCTAACGGCCTATCTTATGGTGAGGTACGCTTAAATCTAGCCAATAAATCAACTTTGGTCAATGACCAACCTGTTGAACTCATTGGTAAAGAATTTGATTTGGTGGTTTATTTGATGCAAAATCAAAATGTGATTTTACCTAAAGAACAAATTTTTGACCGAATTTGGGGCTATGACAGTGATACAACGGTCACTGTTGTTGAAGTTTACATGAGTAAAATTCGTAAAAAATTGAAAAATACAGAGTTTGTAGATAATTTGGCAACCTTGCGAAACGTCGGCTACATTTTGAGATAA
- the yidD gene encoding membrane protein insertion efficiency factor YidD: MKKILVKAVHGYQRWISPALPPACRYYPTCSNYMIQAIEKHGPAKGIAMGTARILRCHPFCTPGYDFVPDHFSLRRNWSEPPKDEVQK, translated from the coding sequence ATGAAAAAAATATTAGTAAAAGCGGTGCATGGTTATCAACGTTGGATTTCTCCGGCGCTCCCTCCAGCTTGCCGCTACTATCCCACCTGCTCAAATTATATGATTCAGGCAATTGAAAAACATGGCCCTGCTAAAGGCATAGCCATGGGAACCGCACGCATTTTGCGCTGTCATCCCTTCTGCACGCCAGGATATGACTTTGTTCCAGACCATTTCAGCCTGAGAAGAAATTGGAGCGAACCACCAAAAGATGAAGTTCAGAAATGA
- a CDS encoding 1-deoxy-D-xylulose-5-phosphate synthase: MTVLDKVNEPADVKNLTHDELIELSQEIRAAVLHKVSIVGGHVGPNLGVTELTIALHKVFNSPVDKFIWDVSHQTYPHKILTGRKIGFTDGHFHDITPYTSQEESVHDFFTVGHTSTSIANALGYAQARDLAAKKENIVAVIGDGSISGGLAMEALNNAGDFKGNLIIVFNDNQMSIAENHGGLYRNLAELRATNGQAENNFFKAFGLDYKYLEEGNDIEALTALFEEVKDIDHPIVLHIHTQKGRGYEPAVENKEAFHWHVPFDLATGQSKNQPSGETYTSIMLDYMDKKIAEGLPLVAINAAIPGIFGLKQFAAKHPERYIDAGIAEQYTITFGGAMAAAGARPIIFHNSTFLQRAYDQLWHDVAINKEPAIIIVKGGVISGSDKTHQGSSAMTWISNIPNLKYLAPTSGEEFTAILDWALAQHEQPVVIQMPEHGLESRASLLTDFTQSSYQMTKMGEKVAILALGGLYSHGEKIAAALAEKGINATLVNPLFINDLDKDFLDNLTENHQLIVTIEDGILDGGFGQKVASFLGRYDVKVLNFGAEREFNDSVPVAELYDRYHLTPELMVADILQVLAKK, encoded by the coding sequence ATGACGGTTTTAGATAAGGTAAATGAACCTGCTGACGTAAAAAATTTAACTCACGATGAGCTGATTGAATTATCTCAAGAAATTCGGGCAGCGGTCTTGCATAAAGTATCAATTGTTGGCGGTCACGTTGGGCCAAATTTGGGTGTGACTGAACTGACTATTGCCCTTCACAAGGTCTTCAATTCACCAGTGGACAAGTTTATCTGGGATGTTTCTCACCAAACTTACCCGCACAAAATTTTGACAGGACGTAAGATTGGCTTTACTGATGGTCATTTTCATGACATCACGCCTTACACGAGCCAAGAAGAGTCGGTTCATGACTTTTTCACTGTGGGACACACCTCAACTTCAATTGCCAATGCTCTAGGATACGCACAAGCCCGCGATTTGGCAGCTAAGAAAGAAAACATTGTGGCGGTGATTGGAGATGGATCTATTTCCGGTGGTCTGGCAATGGAAGCCCTCAATAATGCTGGGGATTTCAAAGGAAATCTCATCATTGTTTTCAATGATAATCAAATGTCAATCGCTGAAAATCATGGTGGACTCTATCGCAATTTGGCTGAATTGCGCGCGACAAATGGTCAAGCTGAAAATAATTTCTTCAAAGCATTTGGTTTGGATTACAAATATCTAGAAGAAGGTAATGATATCGAAGCCCTGACTGCGCTTTTTGAGGAAGTCAAAGACATTGATCACCCAATTGTTCTGCACATCCACACCCAAAAAGGGCGTGGCTATGAGCCAGCCGTTGAAAACAAAGAAGCTTTCCATTGGCACGTCCCATTTGATTTGGCAACAGGTCAATCAAAAAATCAACCTTCTGGCGAAACCTATACCAGCATCATGTTGGACTACATGGACAAAAAGATTGCCGAAGGTTTGCCACTGGTAGCCATCAATGCAGCAATTCCGGGCATTTTCGGACTCAAGCAATTTGCCGCTAAACATCCCGAACGCTATATTGACGCCGGTATCGCTGAGCAATACACGATTACATTTGGCGGAGCAATGGCTGCAGCTGGCGCACGCCCCATTATTTTCCACAATTCAACCTTCTTGCAAAGAGCTTACGACCAACTTTGGCACGATGTGGCGATCAATAAAGAACCAGCGATTATCATCGTCAAAGGTGGCGTGATTTCTGGCTCAGATAAGACCCACCAAGGCTCATCAGCGATGACTTGGATTTCTAACATTCCAAATCTCAAATATTTGGCCCCTACTTCTGGAGAAGAATTCACAGCAATTTTGGACTGGGCGCTGGCGCAACACGAGCAACCAGTCGTGATTCAAATGCCTGAACATGGTCTTGAATCTCGCGCAAGCCTTCTCACAGATTTCACACAAAGCTCTTATCAAATGACAAAAATGGGAGAAAAAGTAGCGATTTTGGCCCTCGGTGGTCTCTATTCACACGGCGAAAAAATTGCAGCAGCCCTTGCAGAAAAAGGGATTAACGCCACTTTGGTCAATCCTTTGTTCATCAATGACTTGGATAAAGATTTCTTAGACAACTTGACAGAAAACCATCAGCTTATTGTCACGATTGAGGACGGCATCTTGGACGGTGGCTTTGGACAAAAAGTTGCCTCTTTCTTGGGACGTTATGATGTGAAAGTCTTGAACTTCGGTGCAGAGCGTGAATTTAATGATTCAGTGCCCGTTGCTGAGCTTTACGATCGTTATCACCTGACACCAGAGCTTATGGTGGCTGATATTTTACAAGTTCTTGCTAAAAAATAA
- a CDS encoding beta-glucoside-specific PTS transporter subunit IIABC, producing the protein MGKYQALANDIVQNVGGRANINSVGHCITRLRFKLKDESKANKAILEQMDGVVTVMQAGGQYQVVIGNHVPQVYEEVAKITGNVTSQDEETQKMSPFNRLIDIISGSFQPFLGVLAAGGMIKGLNALLIALGALSATDGTSVLLNAVGDAIFTFLPIVVGLTAARKFKLNEFIGLVLGMILMYPSIQLAAFDGSNPIGSLFSGTIIESNYFSTFLGLPVIAQNYSGTVVPIIFTVWFASIIQKRAKKIIPEMLQTFFVPFFTLLIAAPFALLLIGPTLNVATDLLSTGFQNLLAFNPILFMALLGFLWQVLVIFGLHWAVVSVALVQVGAEGFSHMLAGTFGASFAQVAVVFALWLKFRKQDKGLQTLGIPAIISGIAGVTEPAIYGLTLKRKSAFLYSMIGGAAGGAILGMANSGFYTLGGLGIFGLPNFISPQGNMSLMWNAIIAMSVSMFVAFAMTWLFYRETALVTDDDKTKAPKPWTLGKSKLQKALAGESFHAPLNGEIRALHEASDEVFSSGAMGQGVIILPKKGEVVAPFNGEVVTIFPTGHAIGIRSDNGAELLIHIGMNTVELEGQHYETFVQSGDRIKKGDLLIKFDKEAIEAAGYVTETPVILTNSQDYTEVKTYLSHDEKIIETAS; encoded by the coding sequence ATGGGAAAATACCAAGCATTAGCAAACGACATTGTCCAAAATGTCGGTGGCAGAGCAAACATCAACTCCGTTGGTCACTGCATCACACGGTTGCGCTTCAAACTCAAAGACGAGTCCAAAGCCAACAAAGCCATCCTTGAACAAATGGATGGCGTCGTTACCGTCATGCAGGCAGGCGGACAATATCAAGTCGTCATCGGAAATCACGTTCCCCAAGTCTATGAAGAAGTCGCAAAAATAACAGGAAATGTGACTTCACAAGACGAGGAAACGCAGAAGATGTCGCCCTTTAACCGTCTGATTGATATTATTTCTGGCTCCTTCCAACCTTTCCTCGGTGTCCTTGCCGCAGGCGGGATGATTAAAGGACTAAATGCCCTTTTGATTGCATTGGGGGCGCTGAGCGCAACTGACGGAACTTCAGTCTTACTCAATGCCGTCGGTGATGCCATCTTCACCTTCCTTCCTATCGTTGTCGGGCTGACTGCCGCGCGAAAATTCAAACTCAATGAATTTATCGGACTAGTTTTAGGAATGATTTTGATGTATCCATCTATTCAACTTGCTGCATTTGACGGAAGTAACCCAATTGGTAGCCTCTTCTCAGGTACCATCATCGAAAGTAACTATTTCTCAACTTTCCTTGGTTTGCCCGTCATCGCTCAAAACTACTCCGGAACTGTTGTTCCAATCATCTTTACCGTTTGGTTTGCCAGCATAATTCAGAAACGAGCGAAAAAAATCATTCCAGAGATGTTGCAAACTTTCTTTGTGCCATTCTTTACACTGTTGATTGCAGCACCATTTGCTCTGCTCTTGATTGGCCCAACCCTGAATGTTGCCACAGACCTTTTGAGTACAGGTTTCCAAAACTTGCTTGCTTTCAATCCTATTCTCTTTATGGCGCTTCTTGGTTTCCTTTGGCAAGTACTGGTCATCTTTGGACTTCACTGGGCGGTGGTTTCCGTAGCCCTTGTTCAGGTCGGAGCCGAAGGCTTCTCACACATGCTTGCTGGAACATTTGGCGCTTCATTTGCACAGGTCGCCGTCGTCTTTGCCCTCTGGTTAAAATTCAGAAAACAAGACAAAGGCTTGCAGACCTTGGGAATTCCAGCCATCATCTCAGGGATTGCCGGCGTCACAGAACCCGCAATTTACGGCTTGACCCTCAAGAGAAAATCAGCCTTCCTCTATTCTATGATTGGTGGCGCAGCTGGTGGAGCAATCTTAGGAATGGCAAACTCAGGTTTTTATACTTTGGGTGGTTTAGGAATTTTTGGACTTCCAAACTTCATCTCCCCACAAGGAAATATGTCGCTCATGTGGAATGCCATTATCGCCATGAGCGTCTCCATGTTCGTTGCCTTTGCCATGACTTGGCTTTTCTACCGTGAAACAGCCCTAGTAACTGATGATGACAAGACCAAAGCACCAAAACCTTGGACACTTGGCAAATCTAAACTGCAAAAAGCCTTGGCAGGTGAGAGCTTCCACGCCCCACTCAATGGTGAAATTCGCGCTCTGCATGAAGCCAGTGACGAAGTCTTCTCAAGCGGTGCTATGGGACAAGGCGTTATCATTTTACCGAAAAAAGGTGAAGTAGTCGCACCATTTAACGGTGAAGTCGTCACCATTTTCCCAACTGGACACGCTATTGGCATTCGCTCAGATAACGGAGCAGAGCTTTTGATTCACATCGGTATGAACACCGTTGAGCTAGAAGGTCAACACTACGAAACTTTTGTGCAATCAGGCGACCGCATCAAAAAAGGTGATTTACTCATTAAATTTGATAAAGAAGCCATTGAAGCCGCAGGTTACGTGACAGAAACACCAGTCATCTTGACTAATTCACAAGATTATACTGAAGTTAAAACGTATCTTTCTCATGATGAAAAAATCATCGAAACCGCTTCATAA
- a CDS encoding glycoside hydrolase family 65 protein, translated as MKQIKRVMGIDPWKVTANQIESKDRRLQESLTSIGNGYMGMRGNFSETYSADHHQGTYIAGVWFPDKTRVGWWKNGYPDYFGKAINAVNFAKIRLFIDQEEIDLARAKITDFEMALEMQKGLLTYSYTVSGVRVTAERFFSIATQELALFHFTFENVDGEMHSIRLDSAIDADVHNEDANYDEKFWQTFELGNSENGSYLISQTIPNPFDVEQFTVSAHQFFKGNLQLTAQKAEENQVIDSFEEILPAKQSLTFEKRVIVLTSRDYQDLAAMTDASVAFVDSLSEVTYDQLRAAQIEAWAKRWEIADVQIEGSDEAQQGIRFNLFQLFSTYYGEDERLNIGPKGFTGEKYGGATYWDTEAYAVPLYLALSDEKVTKNLLKYRHNQLPQAQHNARQQGLAGALYPMVTFTGVECHNEWEITFEEIHRNGAMAYAIYNYTNYTGDETYLAHEGLEVLVEIARFWADRVHYSKRNDQYMIHGVTGPNEYENNINNNWYTNKLATWVLSYTAESLAKYPRPDLIEAKELAKWAEIVEKMYYPEDQELGIFVQHDGFLDKDLTPVAELDPSNLPLNQNWSWDRVLRSPYIKQADVLQGIYFFGNQFSLDEKRRNFEFYEPLTVHESSLSPSIHAILAAELGMEEKAVEMYERTARLDLDNYNNDTDDGLHITSMTGSWLAIVHGFAQMKTWNGQLSFAPFLPKAWTGYAFHINYRGRLLKISVGKEIKVTLLKGEALTVEIYGEKINLTSDYVTARK; from the coding sequence ATGAAACAAATCAAAAGAGTCATGGGCATTGACCCTTGGAAAGTCACGGCAAATCAGATTGAAAGCAAAGACCGACGCTTGCAAGAATCGCTAACCTCCATTGGAAATGGCTACATGGGAATGCGCGGCAATTTCAGTGAAACTTACAGTGCAGACCACCATCAAGGCACTTATATTGCGGGTGTTTGGTTCCCAGATAAAACACGGGTTGGCTGGTGGAAAAATGGCTATCCTGATTATTTCGGCAAAGCCATTAACGCCGTCAACTTTGCCAAAATCCGCCTATTTATTGACCAAGAAGAAATTGATTTGGCGCGTGCAAAAATTACCGATTTTGAAATGGCTTTGGAGATGCAAAAAGGCCTGCTCACATACAGCTATACCGTTTCTGGTGTGCGGGTAACAGCTGAGCGTTTCTTCTCCATCGCCACCCAAGAATTAGCCCTTTTCCACTTTACTTTTGAAAATGTTGATGGGGAGATGCACAGTATTCGTCTGGACTCAGCAATTGATGCCGATGTGCATAACGAAGACGCCAACTACGATGAAAAATTCTGGCAAACGTTTGAGTTAGGGAATAGCGAAAACGGCTCTTATCTTATCAGCCAAACCATTCCTAACCCCTTTGACGTTGAACAATTTACCGTTTCAGCGCATCAATTTTTCAAAGGAAATCTACAATTGACAGCCCAAAAAGCCGAAGAAAATCAAGTTATTGATAGCTTTGAGGAAATTTTGCCCGCTAAGCAAAGTCTGACTTTTGAAAAACGCGTCATTGTTTTGACCAGCCGTGATTATCAAGATTTAGCAGCAATGACTGATGCATCAGTAGCGTTTGTGGACTCACTTTCTGAGGTAACCTATGACCAACTTCGCGCTGCTCAAATCGAAGCTTGGGCAAAACGCTGGGAAATCGCCGATGTCCAAATTGAGGGCTCAGACGAAGCCCAACAAGGCATTCGTTTCAATCTTTTCCAACTTTTTAGCACTTATTATGGTGAAGACGAACGCTTAAACATCGGCCCCAAAGGTTTTACAGGTGAAAAATACGGCGGAGCAACCTATTGGGACACCGAAGCTTATGCTGTTCCCCTTTATCTGGCTTTATCTGATGAAAAAGTTACTAAAAACCTCTTGAAATACCGCCACAATCAACTTCCACAAGCCCAGCATAATGCCCGCCAACAAGGACTCGCTGGCGCCCTTTATCCAATGGTGACATTCACCGGTGTCGAGTGCCACAACGAATGGGAAATTACCTTTGAAGAAATCCACAGAAATGGCGCAATGGCCTATGCCATTTACAACTATACTAATTACACTGGCGACGAAACATATCTCGCGCATGAAGGTTTAGAAGTATTGGTCGAAATCGCCCGTTTCTGGGCAGACCGTGTCCATTATAGTAAACGCAATGACCAATACATGATTCACGGGGTGACAGGGCCAAACGAATACGAAAACAACATCAATAACAACTGGTACACCAATAAATTAGCCACTTGGGTCTTGAGCTACACAGCGGAAAGTTTGGCAAAATACCCACGTCCCGATCTGATTGAAGCCAAAGAATTAGCTAAATGGGCTGAAATCGTTGAAAAAATGTACTATCCAGAAGACCAAGAATTAGGCATTTTTGTCCAACATGATGGCTTTTTAGACAAAGATTTGACCCCAGTCGCTGAGCTTGATCCAAGCAATCTTCCCCTCAATCAAAATTGGTCTTGGGATCGCGTCTTGCGCAGTCCTTACATCAAACAAGCCGACGTTTTGCAAGGGATTTATTTCTTTGGAAATCAATTTTCACTGGATGAAAAACGACGAAATTTTGAGTTTTACGAACCATTGACTGTTCATGAGAGCTCACTTTCCCCAAGTATTCACGCCATTTTGGCTGCTGAACTTGGGATGGAAGAAAAAGCAGTGGAAATGTACGAACGCACGGCTCGTCTCGACTTGGACAATTACAATAACGACACGGACGACGGTCTGCACATTACCTCAATGACAGGCTCGTGGTTAGCAATCGTCCATGGTTTTGCCCAAATGAAAACTTGGAATGGACAGTTGAGTTTCGCACCATTTTTACCAAAAGCATGGACAGGTTATGCCTTCCACATCAATTATCGTGGTCGCCTGCTCAAAATCTCTGTTGGCAAAGAAATTAAAGTGACTCTGCTCAAAGGAGAAGCTTTAACCGTAGAAATTTATGGTGAAAAAATCAACTTAACTTCAGATTATGTGACAGCTAGAAAATAA
- a CDS encoding sensor histidine kinase: MKKIITKIKSSAIVKNDGKNFLHFFLAFTVIFVALTVIIIQVMQLGIYRATDQNLRDLSQNQSFLEDSANSFLGSYNRPAHGDFGPNNPVIFYDVNGKRITSASSQNMDYTMSDLEKAVKFNENQLNSIHTVSVSNPYGKDWHYRYLATRFVLTNVDGSITPVYVQIFTNVDQIQDAMSRAVLVIITTMITFWLLSVIISLYLANWTLKPILSAYEKQKEFVENASHELRTPLAILQNRLELLFQTPTATIIDASENISESLAEVRNMRLLTTTLLHLARSESGIKINPVATQLDYFEKIFESYEMLAENAGKIFKGNLKIEGTFNLDQALFKQLMTILFDNALKYTDENGEIFVDVQKNGNNLLLAVADNGEGISDEDKKKIFDRFFRVDKARTRQKGGLGLGLSLAKQIVDAYNGKISVEDNKPHGTKFVVKLRLDGPISSPAKIFQKL; this comes from the coding sequence TTGAAGAAAATAATTACAAAAATTAAATCTTCAGCAATTGTGAAAAATGATGGGAAAAATTTCCTTCATTTTTTTCTAGCTTTTACAGTGATTTTCGTGGCTTTGACAGTCATTATCATCCAAGTTATGCAGCTGGGGATTTATCGAGCGACAGACCAAAATTTGCGAGATTTATCACAAAATCAATCTTTTTTGGAAGACTCAGCAAATAGTTTCTTAGGCTCTTATAATCGGCCAGCTCATGGCGATTTTGGGCCAAATAATCCGGTTATTTTTTATGATGTTAACGGAAAAAGGATCACATCAGCCAGTTCACAAAACATGGATTACACCATGTCAGACTTGGAAAAAGCAGTTAAATTCAATGAAAATCAGTTAAATTCGATTCATACGGTTTCGGTGAGTAATCCTTATGGTAAGGATTGGCATTATCGGTATTTGGCGACACGGTTTGTTTTGACAAATGTGGACGGGTCAATAACACCAGTCTATGTGCAGATTTTTACGAACGTGGATCAGATTCAAGATGCGATGAGTCGGGCAGTGCTGGTCATTATCACGACGATGATTACTTTCTGGCTTTTGTCGGTCATCATCAGTCTGTATTTGGCAAATTGGACTTTGAAGCCCATTTTGTCAGCCTATGAAAAGCAAAAAGAGTTCGTGGAAAATGCGTCGCATGAGTTGCGCACACCGCTCGCTATTTTGCAAAACCGTCTGGAACTCCTTTTTCAAACTCCAACTGCGACAATTATCGATGCGTCGGAAAATATTTCTGAAAGTCTGGCTGAGGTGCGCAATATGCGACTTTTGACGACAACACTTTTGCATCTGGCACGCAGTGAATCTGGAATCAAAATCAATCCAGTAGCGACACAACTGGATTATTTTGAGAAAATTTTTGAGAGTTATGAGATGCTGGCGGAGAATGCGGGCAAGATTTTCAAAGGAAATCTAAAAATCGAGGGAACTTTTAATCTCGATCAGGCACTTTTTAAACAATTGATGACCATTTTATTTGATAATGCGCTGAAATATACCGATGAAAATGGGGAAATTTTTGTGGATGTTCAAAAAAATGGCAATAATTTGTTGCTGGCTGTGGCCGATAACGGCGAAGGAATTTCTGACGAAGACAAGAAGAAAATTTTTGACCGCTTTTTCCGAGTGGATAAAGCAAGAACGCGACAAAAAGGTGGACTGGGCTTAGGCTTGTCACTGGCTAAACAAATTGTTGATGCTTATAATGGTAAGATTTCGGTCGAAGATAACAAGCCTCACGGTACAAAATTTGTTGTCAAACTCCGCTTGGATGGGCCAATCTCAAGTCCAGCAAAAATTTTCCAAAAGTTGTAA